From Caldicellulosiruptor hydrothermalis 108, a single genomic window includes:
- the acpS gene encoding holo-ACP synthase produces MIFNIGIDIVEVDRFKDMKRFDEFLKRVFTSCELEYIKQRRYNPETIAGYFAAKEAVAKALSTGVVFCFKDIEIQKGKTGCPMVKLYNRAEALCFELGIKNIVVSISHQKSVAVAVAIAEKAIAEK; encoded by the coding sequence ATGATATTTAATATTGGAATTGATATTGTTGAAGTGGACAGATTCAAAGATATGAAAAGATTTGATGAATTTTTAAAAAGGGTGTTTACTTCCTGTGAGCTTGAATATATAAAACAGAGAAGATATAATCCTGAGACAATAGCAGGGTATTTTGCTGCAAAAGAAGCAGTTGCCAAAGCACTTTCAACAGGAGTTGTTTTTTGCTTTAAAGACATAGAAATACAAAAAGGGAAAACTGGCTGTCCAATGGTGAAGCTTTATAACAGGGCAGAGGCTCTTTGTTTTGAGCTTGGAATTAAAAATATTGTGGTGAGTATATCTCACCAAAAATCGGTTGCAGTTGCAGTTGCCATTGCTGAAAAAGCCATTGCTGAAAAATAA